A genomic stretch from Amycolatopsis sp. 195334CR includes:
- a CDS encoding carboxymuconolactone decarboxylase family protein yields MTQQESVQSRLSDPGVLVPELAQIGGALFKATGNGTIPRTTISLVQLRAGQIVGNTYLTVLHTGNLRKAGEAEERITAVSSWRDAPQFTDAERVALALVDAVLTPNPHGERVPDELYAEASAHYDEKALATLAMAIGQVCFFIPLALIGKPLPGVSPTEQWRN; encoded by the coding sequence ATGACCCAGCAGGAATCCGTCCAGTCGCGCCTGTCCGACCCCGGCGTGCTCGTCCCCGAACTGGCGCAGATCGGCGGCGCCCTGTTCAAGGCCACCGGCAACGGCACGATCCCGCGGACCACGATCAGCCTGGTGCAGTTGCGGGCCGGGCAGATCGTCGGCAACACCTACCTGACCGTGTTGCACACCGGCAACCTCCGCAAGGCCGGGGAGGCCGAAGAGCGGATCACCGCGGTGTCGTCCTGGCGCGACGCACCCCAGTTCACCGACGCCGAGCGGGTCGCACTGGCGCTCGTCGACGCCGTCCTGACGCCCAACCCGCACGGCGAGCGGGTCCCCGACGAGCTGTACGCCGAGGCTTCCGCCCACTACGACGAGAAGGCGCTCGCCACTCTCGCCATGGCGATCGGCCAGGTCTGCTTCTTCATTCCTCTTGCCCTCATCGGCAAACCGCTCCCCGGCGTCTCACCCACGGAGCAGTGGCGGAACTGA
- a CDS encoding polysaccharide lyase family 7 protein: MRTIRLLAGVFAGASTLVPAPVATAEEALGCSRPAQVLDLRNWKITLPVDDPHQPEAQPLEIRQPRLKHYGLDPWFVPTDACDGVRFRSAVNGVTTPNSSYPRSELHEMTRGGTQPISWSPTSGTHVMEIDQAITHLPNDKPHVVAGQIHDGKDDVTVFRLEGQKLYVTNGDDPNFALIDENYVLGTRFRARFEVSGGEIKAYYNGEHKVTLPAAFDGAYFKSGAYTQANCAKSAPCDAGNYGEVIVHGLTVTHRPA, from the coding sequence ATGCGCACGATCCGACTGCTCGCCGGTGTTTTCGCCGGTGCGTCCACGCTGGTGCCGGCACCGGTGGCAACCGCGGAGGAAGCCCTCGGCTGCTCCCGGCCCGCCCAGGTGCTGGACCTGCGGAACTGGAAGATCACCCTGCCGGTCGACGACCCGCACCAGCCCGAAGCCCAGCCGCTGGAGATCCGGCAGCCGCGGCTCAAGCACTACGGGCTCGACCCGTGGTTCGTGCCCACCGACGCCTGCGACGGCGTCCGGTTCCGCAGCGCGGTCAACGGCGTCACCACGCCCAACAGCAGCTATCCCCGGTCCGAACTGCACGAGATGACCCGCGGGGGCACGCAGCCGATCAGCTGGTCCCCCACCTCCGGGACGCACGTGATGGAGATCGACCAGGCCATCACGCACCTGCCCAACGACAAGCCGCACGTGGTCGCCGGCCAGATCCACGACGGCAAGGACGACGTCACGGTGTTCCGGCTCGAAGGGCAGAAACTCTACGTCACCAACGGGGACGACCCGAACTTCGCGCTGATCGACGAGAACTACGTGCTCGGCACCCGGTTCCGGGCGAGGTTCGAGGTGAGCGGCGGCGAGATCAAGGCCTACTACAACGGCGAGCACAAGGTCACCCTCCCGGCCGCGTTCGACGGCGCCTACTTCAAGTCCGGTGCCTACACCCAGGCCAACTGCGCGAAGTCCGCGCCCTGCGACGCGGGCAACTACGGGGAGGTGATCGTCCACGGGCTCACCGTGACCCATCGGCCCGCGTGA
- a CDS encoding FHA domain-containing protein, with product MSQESLARGVPPAAASTVVALTVTGRITAGPAEGRTIRFGRNRTEVDLPVGETDPRVSRQHGLLVRRDAHWWVSNTGRLPIRLPKTTWLFPGEDPLPLPTGYTPMFIRGSRDREHLLELYVAGEDGGQPAVRPDAITHQPRQWPLSPDERLLLVVLGQRYLFHDANPQPISRQQAALMLAELQPGANWSAKRVEHLVTDVRLRLSAAGVHGLLREEVGEPVGNTLNDNLLRELILSTTLVPPDLALLDAGPLWSGVGQ from the coding sequence ATGAGCCAGGAGAGCCTGGCTCGCGGTGTGCCGCCGGCCGCCGCGAGCACTGTCGTCGCGCTCACCGTCACCGGCCGGATCACCGCCGGGCCGGCGGAGGGGCGCACCATCCGGTTCGGCCGCAACCGGACCGAGGTCGACCTGCCCGTGGGCGAGACCGATCCGCGGGTCAGCCGCCAGCACGGCCTGCTGGTCCGGCGCGATGCGCACTGGTGGGTCAGCAACACCGGCAGGCTGCCCATCCGGCTGCCCAAGACCACCTGGCTGTTCCCCGGTGAGGATCCGCTGCCGCTGCCCACCGGGTACACGCCGATGTTCATCCGCGGTTCCCGCGACCGCGAGCACCTGCTGGAGTTGTACGTCGCGGGTGAGGACGGCGGCCAGCCCGCCGTCCGGCCCGACGCGATCACCCACCAGCCCCGGCAATGGCCGCTCTCCCCCGACGAACGGCTGCTGCTGGTGGTGCTGGGGCAGCGCTACCTGTTCCACGACGCCAATCCGCAGCCGATCTCGCGGCAGCAGGCCGCGCTGATGCTCGCCGAGTTGCAGCCCGGCGCGAACTGGAGCGCCAAGCGGGTCGAGCACCTCGTCACCGACGTGCGCCTGCGGCTGTCCGCGGCCGGGGTGCACGGCCTGCTGCGGGAGGAGGTCGGGGAACCGGTGGGCAACACCCTCAACGACAACCTGCTCCGGGAACTGATCCTGTCCACCACGCTGGTGCCGCCGGACCTGGCCCTGCTCGACGCGGGTCCACTGTGGTCAGGCGTAGGGCAGTAG
- a CDS encoding DoxX family protein gives MSRFATLIRPDGPAAAILIRLAVGAVFLSEGIQKFLYPGELAEGRFTTIGIPAPGFFGPFAGVVETVCGALLLAGLLTRVAAVPLVVDMVLALALTKVPILWGGSADKPKADGFWAMAHEARTDWAMLLGLVFLLAAGPGRWSLDAVLARRAGRAVSAER, from the coding sequence ATGAGCCGGTTCGCGACGCTGATCCGCCCGGACGGGCCTGCCGCGGCGATCCTGATCCGCCTGGCGGTCGGCGCGGTGTTCCTTTCCGAAGGGATCCAGAAGTTCCTGTACCCCGGTGAGCTGGCCGAAGGCAGGTTCACCACGATCGGCATCCCCGCGCCGGGGTTCTTCGGCCCGTTCGCCGGTGTGGTCGAGACCGTCTGCGGTGCGCTGCTGCTGGCCGGGCTGCTGACGCGGGTGGCGGCGGTGCCGCTGGTGGTCGACATGGTGCTGGCGCTGGCGCTGACCAAGGTGCCGATCCTGTGGGGCGGATCGGCGGACAAGCCCAAGGCGGACGGTTTCTGGGCGATGGCCCACGAAGCACGCACCGACTGGGCGATGCTGCTGGGCCTGGTGTTCCTGCTGGCGGCCGGGCCGGGGCGGTGGTCGCTGGACGCGGTTTTGGCCCGCCGCGCCGGGCGGGCGGTTTCGGCGGAGCGCTGA
- a CDS encoding penicillin acylase family protein, translating into MRSPTARGWRALGLTGLLVASLVTGQATGLAAPAADQVYTVDGLAKPVDILVDDHGIPHIYAGEHHDVFFAQGFNAARDRLWQIDLWRRKGLGQLSEVLGPAYVEQDRANRMFSYRGDIDAEWRAYGNDAKQLAESYTAGINAYIGLARQNAELMPWEFEFLRYQPDEWAAEDVVRLRTHALVGNLTSEVDRAYLARDFGLQYEDIRQPLDAGWQTRLPQGLDLGLLPENRDELLGVYTLATRGVTFAPQDLAAIGGFGDTTLDGRAVQPAADRRLGREAALPGGRATENEEGSNSFAVSPGRTAVDGPLIASDPHRVQAVPSLRYAAHLNAPGIDVIGAGEPGLPGLSLGHNQDIAFGLTVFDIDQEDLYVYRTRPGQPDEYRYQGRWEPMTVQSEEIPVRGGGTETVEMKFTRHGPVIYEDPELQVAFGVRTVWSGPGTSAYFGSVEYMRDTDWAGFLDSLNRWGTPGENHQYADAAGHIGWKPAGRTPVRRNWDGLLPVPGDGRYEWNGFYRMDQLPVSHDPARGWLQTNNESRLFDEHETGPLPEYVHRKIGFEAANPWRALRSREVLAGMDQATPETMLALQTDHVSIPGRRITAALSAVDSADPAVRRALTLLREWDHEMSLDSAAAALFDVWTDLHGASGTGDGFLGQALLDAAVDDPAAVAAIGRPSSTTTVDMIENPGKWFGGNAIAVRDAAIESSLAAAIRKLTADQGADPAAWRYGFYNKQELVHPLSDLVDPETRRAIDIEPREKGPVNETVGDEGASWRYIAEPGNWDDALAMNNPGQSGDPESPFYENLFVPWAEDKMFPLHYNREDVETNTALRIRLEPAG; encoded by the coding sequence ATGCGATCTCCGACGGCACGCGGGTGGCGGGCGCTGGGACTGACCGGACTGCTGGTGGCGTCGCTGGTCACCGGCCAGGCGACCGGTCTGGCGGCACCGGCAGCGGACCAGGTCTACACCGTCGACGGGCTGGCAAAGCCGGTCGACATCCTGGTCGACGACCACGGGATCCCGCACATCTACGCGGGCGAGCACCACGACGTCTTCTTCGCGCAGGGGTTCAACGCCGCCCGGGACCGCCTGTGGCAGATAGACCTGTGGCGCCGCAAGGGACTCGGGCAACTGTCCGAAGTGCTCGGTCCGGCGTACGTCGAACAGGACCGCGCGAACCGGATGTTCTCCTACCGCGGTGACATCGACGCCGAGTGGCGCGCCTACGGCAACGACGCCAAGCAACTCGCGGAGTCCTACACCGCCGGGATCAACGCCTACATCGGACTCGCCAGGCAGAACGCCGAGCTGATGCCGTGGGAGTTCGAGTTCCTGCGCTACCAACCCGACGAGTGGGCTGCGGAGGACGTCGTCCGGCTGCGCACCCACGCGCTGGTCGGAAACCTGACCAGCGAAGTCGACCGGGCCTACCTGGCACGCGACTTCGGGCTGCAGTACGAAGACATCCGGCAACCGCTCGACGCCGGTTGGCAGACGCGCCTCCCCCAAGGCCTCGATCTCGGGCTGCTGCCCGAAAATCGCGACGAACTGCTCGGCGTCTACACCCTCGCCACCCGCGGCGTCACCTTCGCGCCACAGGACCTGGCGGCGATCGGCGGCTTCGGCGACACCACGCTCGACGGGCGCGCTGTCCAGCCCGCGGCCGACCGGCGCCTCGGCCGGGAAGCCGCGCTGCCCGGCGGCCGTGCCACCGAAAATGAGGAGGGCTCGAACTCGTTCGCCGTCTCGCCCGGGCGCACGGCGGTCGACGGGCCGCTGATCGCGAGCGACCCGCACCGGGTCCAGGCGGTGCCGTCGCTGCGCTACGCCGCGCACCTCAACGCGCCCGGCATCGACGTGATCGGCGCCGGTGAGCCGGGGCTGCCCGGGCTGTCGCTGGGCCACAACCAGGACATCGCGTTCGGGTTGACGGTGTTCGACATCGACCAGGAGGACCTCTACGTCTACCGGACCCGTCCCGGGCAGCCGGACGAGTACCGCTACCAGGGCCGCTGGGAGCCGATGACCGTGCAGTCCGAGGAAATTCCGGTACGCGGTGGTGGCACGGAAACCGTCGAGATGAAGTTCACCCGGCACGGGCCGGTGATCTACGAGGACCCGGAGCTCCAGGTGGCCTTCGGCGTGCGCACCGTGTGGAGCGGGCCGGGCACGAGCGCCTACTTCGGCAGCGTCGAGTACATGCGCGACACCGACTGGGCCGGCTTCCTCGATTCGCTGAACCGCTGGGGCACGCCCGGCGAAAACCACCAGTACGCCGACGCCGCCGGGCACATCGGCTGGAAACCGGCCGGCCGCACGCCGGTCCGCCGGAACTGGGACGGGCTGCTGCCGGTCCCCGGGGACGGCCGGTACGAGTGGAACGGTTTCTACCGCATGGATCAGCTGCCGGTCAGCCACGATCCGGCCCGGGGCTGGCTCCAGACCAACAACGAGTCGCGCTTGTTCGACGAGCACGAGACCGGGCCGCTGCCGGAGTACGTCCACCGCAAGATCGGCTTCGAGGCCGCCAACCCGTGGCGGGCGCTGCGCAGCCGTGAGGTGCTCGCCGGGATGGACCAGGCGACGCCGGAGACGATGCTCGCGTTGCAGACCGACCACGTGTCGATCCCCGGGCGGCGCATCACCGCCGCCCTCTCGGCGGTGGATTCCGCCGACCCGGCCGTGCGGCGGGCGCTCACCCTGCTGCGCGAGTGGGACCACGAGATGTCGCTCGACTCCGCCGCCGCAGCGCTCTTCGACGTCTGGACCGACCTGCACGGCGCGTCCGGCACCGGCGACGGCTTCCTCGGGCAGGCGTTGCTGGACGCCGCCGTCGACGACCCCGCGGCGGTGGCGGCGATCGGGCGGCCGAGCAGCACCACGACGGTGGACATGATCGAGAACCCCGGGAAGTGGTTCGGCGGCAACGCGATCGCGGTCCGGGACGCGGCGATCGAGTCGAGTCTCGCGGCCGCGATCCGGAAGCTGACCGCCGACCAGGGCGCGGATCCGGCCGCGTGGCGGTACGGGTTCTACAACAAGCAGGAGCTCGTCCACCCGCTCTCGGACCTGGTCGACCCGGAGACCCGGCGCGCCATCGACATCGAGCCGCGCGAAAAGGGCCCGGTCAACGAAACCGTCGGCGACGAAGGCGCTTCCTGGCGCTACATCGCCGAACCCGGCAACTGGGACGACGCGCTCGCGATGAACAACCCGGGCCAGTCCGGTGATCCGGAAAGCCCGTTCTACGAGAACCTCTTCGTGCCCTGGGCCGAGGACAAGATGTTCCCCCTCCACTACAACCGGGAGGACGTCGAAACGAACACCGCGCTGCGCATCCGCCTCGAACCGGCGGGGTGA
- a CDS encoding serine/threonine-protein kinase encodes MRTGDVIDGRYQLEDVKGGGAGGMVWTAFDRKLKRTVALKRPHAMVSEADRIQFCREAETAAQVQHPNAISIFDTVEADGCWLVMEYLPAESLDRVLAERGPRPPEWVAAVGAQIAAALAALHQRKIVHRDVKPGNVLVTEDGVAKLTDFGISVWREVTWTHDGDFSGTPAYAAPEVASGHPAGEASDVFSLGATLFTALEGVPPFGAGDPGEVLDRARRGEVGSASRAGPLAPLLEEMLAAQPLQRPTADQVRQRLEAVAGTDRITRPPAFVRPPWWRRRPVQVLAALVLVATISAATLVPTLWEAEPAGDLVGDEHTVAPCALVDPDALSAHFGVPAQLHNALGNFNRCDVILGPPGADAATAIDIEVQLLRLKRHPVVGELYEDEGPPGDGECAQQVPVDERFGIQVAAKGEQSREQLCTTATVAAEQVRGVLDRGPIPRRAEPLATGSLAHLDACSLLDGSALAVYPAIDAAAGARGFGGWRCRWYSTADQVSVLLRYDQHSSTSPVEGDAIPFPGHEAHIDADSDACTVHVVHRPAVRPAGPTIDLLLLTVEGPRPDAQYCPRAIGLAEAAASRLPR; translated from the coding sequence GTGCGCACGGGAGACGTGATCGACGGGCGTTACCAGCTCGAGGACGTCAAGGGCGGTGGGGCCGGCGGGATGGTCTGGACGGCCTTCGACCGCAAGCTCAAGCGCACGGTGGCGCTCAAGCGCCCGCACGCCATGGTCAGCGAGGCCGACCGGATCCAGTTCTGCCGTGAGGCCGAGACCGCGGCCCAGGTACAGCACCCGAACGCGATCTCGATCTTCGACACGGTGGAGGCGGACGGCTGCTGGCTGGTGATGGAGTACCTGCCCGCGGAGAGCCTGGACCGCGTGCTGGCCGAGCGCGGACCGCGGCCTCCGGAATGGGTGGCCGCGGTCGGCGCGCAGATCGCGGCCGCGCTGGCCGCGTTGCACCAGCGCAAGATCGTGCACCGCGATGTGAAGCCGGGCAACGTGCTGGTCACCGAAGACGGGGTGGCCAAGCTGACCGACTTCGGCATCTCCGTCTGGCGCGAGGTGACCTGGACCCACGACGGCGATTTCAGCGGTACACCCGCCTATGCCGCGCCGGAGGTGGCGAGCGGGCACCCGGCCGGTGAGGCCTCGGACGTGTTCTCACTGGGCGCGACCTTGTTCACCGCGCTGGAGGGCGTCCCGCCCTTCGGCGCCGGTGATCCGGGCGAGGTGCTGGACCGCGCCCGCCGGGGTGAGGTCGGCAGTGCCTCCCGGGCGGGGCCGCTGGCGCCGCTGCTCGAGGAAATGCTGGCCGCGCAACCACTTCAGCGGCCGACCGCCGACCAGGTGCGCCAGCGGCTCGAGGCCGTCGCCGGGACCGACCGGATCACCCGCCCGCCCGCTTTCGTTCGCCCGCCGTGGTGGCGCCGCCGTCCCGTCCAGGTGCTCGCGGCGCTCGTGCTCGTCGCGACGATCTCCGCCGCCACGCTGGTGCCGACGCTGTGGGAGGCCGAACCGGCCGGGGACCTCGTCGGCGACGAGCACACCGTCGCGCCGTGCGCCCTGGTCGACCCGGACGCGCTGAGCGCGCACTTCGGTGTGCCGGCGCAGTTGCACAACGCGCTGGGCAACTTCAACCGCTGCGACGTGATCCTCGGGCCGCCCGGCGCGGACGCGGCGACCGCGATCGACATCGAGGTGCAGTTGCTCCGGCTCAAGCGGCATCCCGTCGTCGGCGAGCTCTACGAGGACGAAGGCCCGCCGGGGGACGGTGAATGCGCCCAGCAGGTTCCGGTGGACGAGCGGTTCGGCATCCAGGTCGCGGCGAAGGGCGAGCAGTCACGGGAACAGCTCTGCACCACCGCGACGGTGGCGGCGGAGCAGGTGCGCGGGGTGCTCGACCGCGGTCCGATCCCCCGTCGCGCGGAGCCGCTGGCGACCGGTTCGCTGGCCCACCTCGACGCCTGTTCGCTGCTCGACGGCAGCGCGCTGGCCGTCTACCCCGCCATCGACGCCGCGGCAGGGGCGCGGGGCTTCGGCGGCTGGCGCTGCCGGTGGTACAGCACGGCGGACCAGGTCAGCGTCCTGCTGCGGTACGACCAGCACTCCAGCACGTCCCCCGTCGAGGGCGACGCGATCCCGTTCCCCGGTCACGAGGCGCATATCGACGCCGACTCCGACGCGTGCACCGTGCACGTGGTGCATCGACCGGCCGTCCGGCCCGCGGGTCCGACCATCGATCTGCTGTTGCTCACCGTCGAGGGACCGCGCCCGGACGCCCAGTACTGCCCGCGCGCGATCGGCCTGGCGGAAGCGGCGGCTTCCCGGTTGCCTCGGTGA
- a CDS encoding sulfatase → MGKISRRGVVAGAVGAAAVLGGFREASARPFRAATTEEAPRPNILVILGDDLGWADLSCYGAPEIRTPRLDGLADGGVRFTDAYSAAAVCSPTRFALYTGRYPGRLPGGLEEPITLPNELHGIPPEHPTLASLLKQAGYTTAMFGKWHCGFLPWFSPTRSGWDTFFGNFGGALDYYSKMTARGRDLYEGEVPVESLDYYTDTIADRAAEFVRGATGGPWLLNVNFTAPHWPWEAPGDQAVSRDITQRLASGDQQALAHNDGGLLGTYREMVEAMDAGIGRILDALRESGQENDTCVLFSSDNGGERWSYQWPLTGAKGALHEGGIRVPNILRWPARIQPRQVSDAPVITQDWTATLLEIAEAPPAASHPLDGQSLVPYLLGGAGKPQHDLFWRTKSARALRRGQWKFLRQGAAPDGLYDLSADPRENANLTRHQPDLAAELSARWDEINAGLLPYA, encoded by the coding sequence ATGGGGAAAATCAGCAGGAGAGGCGTGGTCGCCGGGGCCGTGGGCGCGGCCGCGGTGTTGGGCGGTTTCCGGGAGGCGAGTGCGCGGCCGTTTCGCGCCGCCACCACCGAAGAAGCACCCCGCCCGAACATCCTGGTCATTCTCGGCGACGACCTCGGCTGGGCGGACCTGAGCTGCTATGGCGCACCGGAGATCCGCACCCCGCGGCTGGACGGTCTCGCGGACGGGGGAGTGCGGTTCACCGACGCCTATTCGGCGGCCGCGGTGTGCTCGCCGACGCGGTTCGCGCTGTACACGGGCCGTTATCCTGGCCGGTTGCCCGGCGGTCTGGAGGAACCGATCACCCTGCCGAACGAACTGCACGGGATTCCGCCCGAGCACCCGACTCTCGCCTCACTGCTCAAACAGGCCGGCTACACCACCGCCATGTTCGGCAAATGGCATTGCGGCTTCCTCCCGTGGTTCAGCCCGACCCGCTCGGGCTGGGACACCTTCTTCGGCAATTTCGGCGGCGCCCTCGACTACTACTCCAAAATGACCGCCCGCGGCCGTGACCTCTACGAGGGCGAGGTGCCGGTCGAATCACTGGACTACTACACAGACACCATCGCGGACCGTGCCGCCGAGTTCGTGCGTGGCGCGACCGGCGGACCCTGGCTGCTCAACGTCAACTTCACCGCACCGCACTGGCCCTGGGAGGCACCCGGTGACCAGGCCGTCAGCCGGGACATCACCCAGCGGCTCGCGTCGGGCGACCAGCAGGCGTTGGCGCACAACGACGGGGGCTTGCTCGGCACCTACCGCGAAATGGTCGAGGCGATGGACGCCGGTATCGGCCGGATCCTGGACGCACTGCGGGAAAGCGGCCAGGAGAACGACACCTGCGTCCTGTTCTCCAGCGACAACGGCGGCGAGCGCTGGTCGTACCAATGGCCGTTGACCGGGGCCAAGGGCGCCCTGCACGAAGGCGGGATCCGGGTGCCGAACATCCTGCGCTGGCCCGCCCGGATCCAGCCGCGGCAGGTGAGCGACGCGCCGGTGATCACCCAGGACTGGACCGCGACGCTCCTCGAAATTGCCGAAGCCCCACCGGCCGCCAGCCATCCACTGGACGGGCAGAGCCTCGTTCCCTACCTGCTCGGCGGCGCGGGCAAACCACAGCACGACCTGTTCTGGCGCACGAAATCCGCCAGGGCACTGCGCCGTGGCCAGTGGAAGTTCCTCCGCCAGGGCGCGGCACCCGACGGGCTGTACGACCTCAGCGCCGACCCCCGCGAGAACGCGAACCTGACCCGGCATCAGCCCGACCTCGCCGCCGAACTCAGCGCTCGCTGGGACGAGATCAACGCGGGGCTACTGCCCTACGCCTGA
- a CDS encoding polysaccharide lyase family 7 protein, with translation MKRTLGVVLAAVALGIPGALTAVAAGSPLQIAGVTASADDGNVPANTLDNDLQTRWSAEGDGVWIQYDLGTTQTVGSVSLAWHKGDTRKDTFDIELSADGATWKTALAGKVTSGTTLAPQNFDFADASARYVRVVGHGNTGNDWTSITETAVLGADGGGGGTCEYPADVLDLKNWYVGLPIGAAEKPTNVEQPELATYSIDPWFTTTPDCDAVQFRAAVNGVTTSGSNYPRSELREMKGSSKASWSSTSGTHTMTIDQAITAQPKEKPDVVAGQIHDSEDDVSVFRLEGKKLYVTKGDTSDHKLITDNYVLGTRFQAKFEVSGGKIKAYYNGVLQTTISDSFSGGYFKAGAYTQANCEKSSPCSSGNYGEVKIYDLDVTHSG, from the coding sequence ATGAAACGCACTCTTGGCGTGGTACTGGCAGCGGTCGCGCTCGGCATACCGGGCGCGCTCACCGCGGTCGCCGCGGGTTCGCCCCTGCAGATCGCGGGAGTGACCGCCAGCGCGGACGACGGCAACGTCCCCGCCAACACGCTCGACAACGATCTCCAGACCCGGTGGTCCGCCGAGGGCGACGGGGTGTGGATCCAGTACGACCTCGGCACCACGCAGACGGTCGGTTCGGTGTCGCTGGCCTGGCACAAGGGAGACACCAGGAAGGACACCTTCGACATCGAGCTGTCCGCCGACGGGGCCACGTGGAAGACCGCGCTGGCCGGGAAGGTCACCAGCGGCACCACGCTCGCCCCGCAGAACTTCGACTTCGCCGACGCCTCCGCCCGGTACGTGCGGGTGGTCGGGCACGGCAACACGGGCAACGACTGGACCAGCATCACCGAAACGGCCGTGCTCGGCGCCGACGGGGGTGGCGGTGGCACCTGCGAGTACCCGGCCGACGTGCTGGACCTGAAGAACTGGTACGTCGGGCTGCCCATCGGCGCGGCCGAGAAGCCGACCAACGTCGAGCAGCCGGAACTCGCGACGTACTCGATCGACCCCTGGTTCACCACGACCCCGGACTGCGACGCGGTCCAGTTCCGCGCCGCGGTCAACGGCGTCACCACGAGCGGTTCGAACTACCCGCGCTCGGAACTGCGTGAGATGAAGGGCTCGTCGAAGGCCAGCTGGTCGTCCACCTCGGGCACGCACACGATGACCATCGACCAGGCCATCACCGCCCAGCCCAAGGAAAAGCCGGACGTGGTCGCCGGGCAGATCCACGACAGCGAGGACGACGTCTCGGTGTTCCGCTTGGAGGGCAAGAAGCTCTACGTCACCAAGGGCGACACCTCCGACCACAAGCTGATCACCGACAACTACGTGCTCGGCACCCGGTTCCAGGCGAAGTTCGAGGTGAGCGGCGGCAAGATCAAGGCGTACTACAACGGCGTCCTGCAGACGACGATCTCGGACAGCTTCAGCGGCGGGTACTTCAAGGCGGGCGCCTACACGCAGGCCAACTGCGAGAAGTCGTCGCCGTGTTCGAGCGGCAACTACGGCGAGGTGAAGATCTACGACCTCGACGTCACCCACAGCGGCTGA
- a CDS encoding MFS transporter has product MNSRSGGVALLVIAAAQLLIVMDGTIVTVGLPVIGAGLAIAESDLDWVLTAYALAFGGLLLAGGRAGDVFGRRRLFRAGLVVFLLASVLGGVAHTGGLLIAARVLQGVGAAIIAPAALSLLADTFPAGPRRNKALGVYGAMGGLGAVAGLLLGGALTEHLGWRWIMFINVPCALLLLVGTVAVVPGTRRRGGIDLPGAITATLALGSLVYAVNRAGTDGDGLALAFGAAGVVLAGAFAALQRRGRDPVLPAAVLADRVRLGANLVMLLMGAGQLATFYFLTLYMQSIKQYPPMLTGLAYLPFALGIGLGSGVLGPRLQARTSTRTTVTAGLTVAAVAMVWFSLLTPDQHALLVLLPAQLAAGIGLGIGFVATTISGVQGVAPQDSGIASGLVNTSQQVGGALGLAVLSSASVAVSEPDVLTGVAVGEPGVLATVAQAAVREALTDGYTTGLLGAGGFHLAAVLVALVLLRPVTSAPRRASVL; this is encoded by the coding sequence ATGAATTCCCGCTCCGGTGGCGTGGCGCTGCTGGTGATCGCCGCCGCGCAACTGCTGATCGTGATGGACGGCACCATCGTGACCGTCGGCCTGCCCGTCATCGGCGCCGGGCTGGCCATCGCCGAGTCCGATTTGGACTGGGTGCTGACCGCCTACGCGCTGGCGTTCGGCGGGCTGCTGCTGGCCGGCGGGCGCGCCGGTGACGTGTTCGGGCGCCGCAGGCTGTTCCGGGCCGGGCTGGTGGTGTTCCTGCTCGCCTCGGTGCTCGGCGGGGTGGCGCACACCGGCGGCCTGCTGATCGCGGCACGCGTGCTGCAGGGCGTGGGGGCGGCGATCATCGCGCCCGCCGCGTTGTCGTTGCTCGCCGACACCTTTCCCGCCGGTCCCCGGCGCAACAAGGCGCTGGGCGTGTACGGCGCGATGGGCGGTCTCGGTGCCGTGGCGGGGCTGCTGCTCGGTGGCGCGCTGACCGAGCACCTGGGCTGGCGCTGGATCATGTTCATCAACGTTCCCTGCGCGTTGCTGCTGCTCGTCGGCACCGTCGCCGTGGTGCCCGGCACCCGGCGACGCGGCGGGATCGACCTGCCCGGCGCGATCACCGCGACGCTCGCGCTCGGCTCGCTGGTCTACGCGGTCAACCGCGCCGGTACCGACGGCGACGGGCTCGCCCTCGCGTTCGGCGCGGCCGGGGTCGTGCTGGCCGGCGCGTTCGCCGCGCTCCAGCGGCGGGGGCGCGACCCCGTGCTCCCGGCCGCCGTGCTGGCCGACCGCGTCCGGCTCGGCGCCAACCTGGTGATGTTGCTGATGGGCGCGGGCCAGCTGGCCACGTTCTACTTCCTCACGCTGTACATGCAGTCGATCAAGCAGTACCCGCCCATGCTCACCGGGCTGGCCTACCTCCCGTTCGCGCTCGGCATCGGCCTCGGCTCCGGGGTGCTCGGGCCGCGACTGCAAGCCCGCACGTCCACCCGGACCACCGTGACGGCCGGTTTGACCGTGGCCGCCGTCGCGATGGTCTGGTTCAGCCTGCTCACGCCGGACCAGCACGCGCTGCTCGTCCTGCTGCCCGCGCAACTGGCCGCCGGGATCGGCCTGGGCATCGGCTTCGTGGCCACCACGATCAGTGGCGTGCAGGGCGTCGCCCCGCAGGATTCGGGCATCGCCTCCGGGCTGGTCAACACCAGCCAGCAGGTGGGCGGCGCGCTGGGACTGGCCGTCCTTTCCAGCGCCAGCGTCGCCGTGAGCGAGCCGGACGTCCTGACCGGTGTCGCCGTCGGCGAGCCGGGCGTCCTGGCCACCGTCGCCCAGGCGGCCGTCCGGGAGGCGCTCACCGACGGCTACACCACCGGCCTGCTCGGCGCCGGGGGTTTCCACCTCGCCGCCGTGCTCGTCGCCCTCGTTCTCCTCCGGCCGGTCACATCCGCGCCTCGCCGCGCGTCAGTGCTCTGA